A window from Desulfovibrio subterraneus encodes these proteins:
- the atpA gene encoding F0F1 ATP synthase subunit alpha: MQIKAEEISKIIESQIENYEQRVEMSETGTVLSVGDGIARVYGVRNAMAMELLEFPGGLKGMVLNLEEDNVGVALLGSDTGIKEGDPVKRTGQIFSVPVGDAVIGRVLDPLGQPIDGLGPVESKDIRPVELKAPGIIARKSVHQPMPTGIKAIDAMTPIGRGQRELIIGDRQVGKTAVCIDAILAQKETGIKCFYVAIGQKKSTVALVADTLKKYGAMSYTTIISATASEPAPLQFIAAYSGCTMAEYYRDNGQHALIIYDDLSKQATAYRQMSLLLRRPPGREAFPGDVFYLHSRLLERSAKVNDSLGAGSLTALPIIETQAGDVSAYIPTNVISITDGQVYLEPNLFNAGVRPAINVGLSVSRVGGAAQIKAMKQVAGTMRLDLAQYRELAAFAQFGSDLDKATQAKLNRGARLVELLKQPQYQPMPFSEQVASMYAATRGFMDDVPVADIRKFESAYIEFLRNAKADILADLKAREVIDADIEGRLKAAIEEFKKTFSA; this comes from the coding sequence ATGCAGATTAAAGCAGAAGAAATCTCCAAAATCATTGAAAGCCAGATCGAGAATTACGAACAGCGCGTCGAAATGAGCGAAACTGGTACCGTACTCTCCGTTGGTGACGGTATCGCTCGTGTTTACGGTGTACGTAATGCCATGGCCATGGAACTTCTTGAGTTCCCCGGCGGCCTCAAGGGCATGGTTCTCAACCTGGAAGAAGACAACGTGGGTGTCGCTCTTCTCGGTTCTGACACTGGCATTAAGGAAGGCGACCCGGTAAAGCGTACCGGTCAGATCTTCTCCGTTCCCGTTGGTGATGCCGTTATCGGTCGCGTTCTCGACCCCTTGGGTCAGCCCATTGACGGTCTGGGTCCTGTTGAATCCAAGGACATCCGTCCCGTGGAACTCAAGGCTCCCGGCATCATCGCACGTAAGTCCGTTCATCAGCCCATGCCTACCGGCATCAAGGCTATCGACGCCATGACCCCCATCGGTCGTGGACAGCGCGAACTGATCATCGGCGACCGTCAGGTCGGCAAGACCGCAGTTTGCATCGACGCTATCCTTGCTCAGAAGGAAACCGGCATCAAGTGCTTCTACGTGGCTATCGGCCAGAAAAAGTCCACCGTTGCTCTGGTTGCCGACACTCTGAAGAAGTACGGCGCCATGTCTTACACCACGATTATCTCCGCTACCGCTTCCGAGCCTGCACCGCTGCAGTTCATCGCTGCTTACTCCGGCTGCACCATGGCTGAATACTACCGCGATAACGGCCAGCATGCTCTGATCATCTATGATGACCTTTCCAAGCAGGCTACCGCATATCGTCAGATGTCCCTGCTGCTTCGTCGTCCTCCCGGCCGTGAAGCATTCCCCGGCGACGTTTTCTACCTGCACTCCCGCCTGCTGGAACGCTCCGCTAAGGTTAACGACAGCCTCGGCGCCGGTTCCCTGACCGCGCTGCCCATCATCGAAACCCAGGCTGGCGACGTTTCCGCATACATCCCGACCAACGTTATCTCCATTACTGACGGTCAGGTGTATCTGGAACCCAACCTGTTCAACGCTGGTGTGCGTCCCGCAATTAACGTTGGTCTGTCCGTTTCCCGAGTGGGTGGCGCTGCACAGATCAAGGCTATGAAGCAGGTTGCAGGTACCATGCGTCTTGACCTTGCCCAGTACCGCGAACTGGCTGCCTTTGCGCAGTTCGGCTCCGACCTTGACAAGGCCACTCAGGCAAAACTGAACCGTGGTGCACGCCTGGTTGAACTGCTCAAGCAGCCCCAGTACCAGCCCATGCCGTTCAGCGAGCAGGTCGCTTCCATGTACGCTGCTACCCGCGGCTTTATGGACGACGTGCCGGTTGCCGACATTCGTAAGTTTGAAAGCGCATACATTGAGTTCCTGCGCAACGCCAAGGCCGACATCCTTGCCGACCTGAAGGCTCGTGAAGTGATTGACGCTGATATCGAAGGCCGCCTGAAAGCAGCAATCGAAGAGTTCAAAAAAACCTTCTCGGCTTAA
- the atpH gene encoding ATP synthase F1 subunit delta has translation MTGNIVARRYARALFSIGKKAGAKELDSFGQELASLAKAIESTPELGKVFRNPIFSQEEKHAVIEKVLENVKASTTVRNFCFLLAEKGRLALIPDIQAFYNILLDAEQGVVRGELVTAVELPKAKRDEVKTQLEKQANQKLILDFSVNKGILGGVLLKIGDQVLDASLRAQLGILKENIKRGE, from the coding sequence TTGACCGGCAATATCGTAGCACGCAGATACGCCAGGGCACTCTTCTCCATCGGTAAGAAAGCCGGTGCGAAGGAACTTGATTCCTTCGGACAGGAACTTGCCTCCCTGGCGAAGGCCATTGAAAGCACGCCTGAACTTGGCAAGGTGTTCCGCAACCCGATCTTCTCTCAGGAAGAAAAGCACGCGGTCATCGAAAAGGTTCTCGAAAACGTCAAAGCTAGCACGACCGTCCGCAACTTCTGCTTCCTGCTCGCGGAAAAAGGTCGTCTTGCTCTGATTCCTGACATTCAGGCGTTCTACAACATTCTGCTCGACGCTGAGCAGGGAGTTGTACGCGGCGAGCTCGTCACCGCAGTGGAACTCCCCAAGGCAAAGCGCGACGAGGTAAAAACCCAGCTGGAAAAACAAGCCAACCAGAAGCTCATCCTGGACTTCAGCGTTAACAAGGGCATCCTTGGTGGCGTTCTGCTGAAGATCGGCGACCAGGTGCTTGACGCGAGCCTCCGCGCTCAGCTGGGAATCTTGAAAGAAAACATCAAGAGGGGTGAGTAG
- a CDS encoding F0F1 ATP synthase subunit gamma — protein MASLKDVQLQIAGVKKTKQITKAMNMVASAKLRGAQTRIERFRPYADKFYEMLGDLASKADENAHPLLEVREEIKTCCVLLATSDRGLCGSYNVNLINEALRVAKEKSAEGKTVKFYCVGKKGRDAIRKSDYEVVKGIGDAMGTFDFSLANEMGMEVIHSYLTGEFDEVVLVYGEFVSIAKQIPVRLALLPISPAAKEEEVPASGVQKEYIYEPAVEGLLAELLPRFIKVQVYRGLLDTSASEHAARMAAMDNATKNCDEMVQSLTLIYNKTRQAAITSDLMDIVGGAEALKG, from the coding sequence ATGGCCTCGTTGAAAGACGTCCAACTACAGATCGCTGGGGTCAAGAAGACCAAGCAGATCACCAAAGCCATGAACATGGTGGCTTCGGCGAAACTGCGCGGTGCCCAGACCCGCATAGAACGTTTCCGCCCTTACGCGGACAAGTTCTATGAGATGCTGGGTGACCTTGCCAGCAAGGCGGACGAGAATGCGCATCCGCTCCTTGAGGTCCGTGAGGAAATCAAGACCTGCTGCGTGTTGCTCGCCACCTCGGACCGCGGTCTTTGTGGCAGCTACAACGTGAACCTCATCAATGAGGCTCTCAGGGTTGCCAAGGAAAAGTCCGCTGAAGGAAAGACCGTCAAGTTCTATTGTGTGGGTAAGAAAGGCCGCGACGCCATTCGCAAGAGCGACTACGAAGTCGTGAAAGGCATTGGCGATGCAATGGGTACCTTCGATTTCAGTCTCGCAAACGAGATGGGCATGGAAGTTATCCACTCCTACCTTACCGGTGAATTCGACGAAGTCGTTCTGGTGTATGGTGAGTTTGTAAGCATTGCGAAGCAGATTCCGGTTCGCCTGGCTCTGCTCCCCATTTCTCCTGCTGCCAAGGAAGAAGAAGTTCCTGCTTCCGGCGTGCAGAAGGAGTACATTTACGAACCTGCTGTCGAGGGTCTGCTGGCAGAACTTCTGCCCCGCTTTATCAAGGTTCAGGTGTACCGTGGACTGCTCGATACCTCTGCCAGCGAACACGCGGCACGTATGGCAGCCATGGACAACGCAACCAAGAACTGCGACGAAATGGTGCAAAGTCTGACTCTGATCTATAACAAGACCCGTCAGGCAGCCATCACTAGTGACCTCATGGATATCGTCGGCGGCGCTGAAGCGCTGAAAGGATAA
- the mrdA gene encoding penicillin-binding protein 2 codes for MSMQLDPEGYQPPRGGLLLLQGLVLLLFFVFFLRFWFLQIHKGDEFARLARENRLRQERIDAPRGLLRASGGELLAENRPAYALGLVREDCKDIASTIAQVSHWTGIPEETLWAKYFKDKPRVKPFQPLVLVSDVPFDLLAQIESNRMLWPGLEIVIRPRRFYLQGPLFAHVLGYVAEANEKELEENSDLALGDAVGKQGLELVLENRLRGNKGLQQLEVDVMGRELNRKMVQEPMAGDSILLSLDFELQRIASEAFEDQAGGLVVMDPDTGKLVALVTQPSFDNNAFAAGLSNKQWSELRDNPYFPLQNRVIQSVYPPGSVWKILMAGLLLKEGIDPRETVFCNGEFYLGKTLFRCWKKHGHGKVDMARSLIESCDVYYYEMLNKIGVDKMEAFAKANGFGEQTGLGLPHERSGLVPSRDWKRKRFGEAWQRGETVITAIGQGFTLVTPVQVACFLGALMNDGKLMQPSLLADSEPVVRRSIPLNEAQRLYLLDAMRRTVEDPRGTAKRLRTPGADIGGKTGTAQVVKLKLKANNERQKFEEMEYWERDHAWMAAWGSKGGKRYVVVCMLEHGGHGGSAAGPIVKKVFDHLFAEEHE; via the coding sequence ATGTCAATGCAGCTTGATCCGGAAGGCTATCAACCACCGCGAGGCGGGTTGCTGTTGCTGCAGGGGCTGGTTCTCCTGCTGTTCTTTGTTTTTTTCCTCAGATTCTGGTTCCTGCAGATACACAAGGGAGACGAGTTTGCCCGTCTGGCCCGTGAAAACAGGCTGCGTCAGGAGCGTATCGATGCTCCCCGCGGACTTCTGCGTGCAAGCGGGGGCGAGTTGCTTGCCGAGAACCGTCCCGCCTATGCCCTCGGGCTGGTCCGTGAAGACTGCAAGGACATCGCCTCTACCATTGCTCAGGTGAGCCACTGGACCGGCATCCCCGAAGAGACTCTCTGGGCCAAGTATTTCAAGGACAAGCCGAGGGTCAAACCCTTCCAGCCGCTGGTGCTTGTTTCTGATGTGCCCTTTGACCTGCTTGCACAGATCGAATCCAACCGCATGCTCTGGCCGGGGCTGGAAATAGTCATACGGCCGAGGCGGTTCTATCTGCAGGGGCCGCTCTTTGCCCATGTGCTCGGGTATGTGGCGGAAGCCAACGAAAAGGAACTGGAAGAGAATTCCGATCTTGCGCTCGGCGATGCCGTGGGCAAGCAGGGGCTTGAGCTGGTGCTTGAAAACAGGTTGCGGGGCAACAAGGGCCTGCAGCAGCTGGAAGTGGATGTCATGGGCCGTGAGCTGAACCGCAAAATGGTGCAGGAACCCATGGCGGGCGATTCCATTCTGTTATCTCTGGATTTTGAGCTGCAGCGCATTGCCTCGGAAGCCTTCGAGGATCAGGCCGGCGGTCTTGTGGTCATGGACCCTGACACCGGCAAGCTGGTTGCGCTGGTAACGCAGCCCAGTTTCGACAACAACGCCTTTGCCGCAGGGCTTTCCAACAAGCAGTGGAGTGAACTGCGCGACAACCCCTATTTCCCTTTGCAGAACCGTGTCATCCAGTCTGTGTATCCTCCCGGATCGGTGTGGAAGATTCTCATGGCCGGTTTGCTGCTCAAGGAAGGGATAGACCCGCGCGAAACAGTCTTCTGCAACGGGGAATTTTATCTGGGCAAAACCTTGTTCCGCTGCTGGAAAAAGCATGGGCATGGCAAGGTCGATATGGCCCGCTCGCTGATCGAATCCTGCGACGTCTATTATTATGAAATGCTGAACAAGATCGGCGTGGACAAGATGGAAGCGTTTGCCAAGGCCAACGGGTTTGGTGAACAGACCGGTCTCGGCTTGCCCCATGAACGTTCCGGCCTTGTCCCTTCCCGCGACTGGAAGCGCAAACGTTTCGGCGAAGCCTGGCAGCGTGGTGAAACCGTCATTACCGCCATCGGACAGGGCTTTACGCTGGTAACACCAGTTCAGGTGGCCTGTTTCCTCGGCGCGCTCATGAACGACGGAAAGCTTATGCAGCCCAGCCTGCTGGCAGACAGTGAGCCTGTGGTGCGCAGGAGCATTCCGTTGAACGAGGCCCAGCGCCTGTATCTGCTGGACGCCATGCGCAGAACCGTTGAAGACCCGCGCGGCACGGCAAAGCGTCTGCGTACGCCCGGTGCCGATATCGGCGGAAAAACCGGTACGGCGCAGGTGGTCAAGCTGAAGCTGAAGGCCAACAACGAGCGCCAGAAATTTGAAGAAATGGAATATTGGGAACGGGACCACGCATGGATGGCTGCATGGGGCAGCAAAGGCGGCAAACGGTATGTTGTTGTCTGCATGCTTGAGCATGGCGGACACGGCGGCTCGGCAGCGGGCCCCATCGTGAAAAAGGTCTTCGACCACCTGTTTGCCGAGGAGCATGAATAA
- a CDS encoding bactofilin family protein, producing the protein MARDEINAFLGSGTVYQGKLNFQGSVRIDGVFNGEVHSEGTLIIGKDARVEGQVRVGQLVLSGHIQGEIIATKKAVLHRTANLVGSLHSPVLMVEEGAKLEGRIAMQTVPSASGDDDSDQETK; encoded by the coding sequence ATGGCCAGAGATGAAATCAATGCCTTTCTCGGTTCCGGAACCGTGTATCAGGGCAAGTTGAATTTCCAGGGCTCGGTGCGCATAGACGGCGTTTTCAACGGCGAAGTGCATTCCGAGGGAACCCTCATTATAGGCAAGGACGCTCGAGTCGAAGGGCAGGTGCGTGTCGGGCAGCTCGTCTTGTCCGGTCATATACAGGGCGAGATAATCGCCACCAAGAAGGCCGTGCTGCATCGCACTGCCAACCTTGTGGGCAGTCTGCATTCTCCCGTCCTTATGGTTGAAGAAGGCGCAAAACTGGAAGGCCGCATAGCCATGCAGACCGTTCCTTCAGCATCCGGTGACGACGATTCTGATCAGGAAACGAAATAG
- the atpF gene encoding F0F1 ATP synthase subunit B, giving the protein MKGLRILTGALALTLFSVAVAFASEAAGGHELPWGNFAARVVTFAVVVGVIWFKAGKKIVGFFSGRRTGIEQELADLETRKTQARKSLADVEQRIANIEAERKEIIAEYRAQGERIKDAIIAKAEQTASQITAQATKTAETEVKQAVEQMRAEMAELVVSAAEKMLAEKLTVEDHEKLIDKYLTKVVLN; this is encoded by the coding sequence TTGAAAGGGCTTAGAATTCTAACCGGTGCATTGGCGCTTACACTGTTCTCAGTGGCTGTTGCCTTCGCATCCGAGGCCGCGGGTGGCCACGAGTTGCCTTGGGGTAACTTTGCAGCCCGCGTCGTCACCTTTGCCGTGGTGGTAGGGGTCATCTGGTTTAAGGCTGGCAAGAAGATCGTGGGCTTCTTCTCCGGTCGCCGCACTGGCATTGAGCAGGAACTTGCGGACCTTGAAACCCGCAAGACCCAGGCTCGCAAGAGCCTTGCCGATGTCGAGCAGCGTATTGCCAACATCGAGGCCGAGCGTAAGGAAATTATCGCTGAGTACCGTGCTCAGGGTGAGCGTATCAAGGATGCCATCATTGCGAAGGCTGAACAGACCGCTTCCCAGATTACGGCACAGGCCACCAAGACCGCTGAGACAGAAGTGAAGCAGGCCGTTGAGCAGATGCGTGCTGAAATGGCCGAACTCGTTGTCAGTGCCGCCGAGAAGATGCTCGCGGAAAAGCTGACTGTCGAGGATCACGAAAAGCTCATCGATAAATACTTAACGAAGGTGGTGCTCAATTGA
- a CDS encoding F0F1 ATP synthase subunit epsilon, with product MDKSLHLEIVTPDKVVLSEAVDYVGAPGFEGEFGILPNHIPFLAALRIGVLHYKAAGKTREVFVSGGFAEISDNKVSILAESAERAEDIDVERASKAKDRAEARIAQERDRIDYTRAQAALQRALQRMSAARK from the coding sequence ATGGATAAGTCTCTCCATCTTGAGATCGTGACGCCGGACAAAGTTGTCCTGAGCGAAGCGGTGGACTACGTGGGCGCCCCCGGTTTTGAGGGTGAGTTCGGTATCCTGCCGAACCACATCCCCTTCCTGGCTGCCCTGCGCATCGGAGTCCTGCATTACAAGGCTGCCGGCAAGACCCGCGAGGTCTTTGTTTCCGGTGGTTTTGCAGAAATCTCTGATAACAAGGTGTCCATTCTGGCTGAATCCGCCGAGCGCGCCGAAGACATTGATGTCGAACGCGCCAGCAAGGCGAAAGATCGTGCTGAAGCACGCATCGCACAGGAACGCGACAGAATCGACTACACTCGTGCACAGGCAGCGCTCCAGCGAGCACTGCAGCGCATGAGCGCAGCGCGCAAGTAG
- the atpD gene encoding F0F1 ATP synthase subunit beta: MANVGKIVQVIGAVVDVEFADGNLPNILNAIKIVNPNNTDAPELICEVAQHLGDNVVRTIAMDATEGLVRGMDATDLESPISVPVGAASLGRIMNVVGNPVDEMGPIDAKKRMPIHRAAPDFTEQDTSVQLLETGIKVVDLLIPFPKGGKMGLFGGAGVGKTVILMEMINNIAKQHGGISVFAGVGERTREGNDLYHEMKEAGVLEKAALVYGQMNEPPGARARVALTALACAEYFRDEENQDVLLFVDNIFRFTQAGSEVSALLGRMPSAVGYQPTLGTDLGGLQERITSTTKGSITSVQAVYVPADDLTDPAPATTFSHLDGTLVLSRQIAELGIYPAVDPLDSTSRILDPNVVGVEHYSVAREVQMVLQKYKDLQDIIAILGMDELSDVDKLTVARARRIQRFLSQPFHVAEVFTGTPGQYVKLEDTIKAFRGILNGEYDHMAENDFYMVGGIEMAVEKYNKNKA; the protein is encoded by the coding sequence ATGGCTAACGTAGGTAAAATCGTTCAGGTTATCGGCGCCGTCGTGGACGTTGAGTTCGCCGATGGCAACCTGCCGAACATTCTCAACGCGATTAAAATCGTGAACCCCAACAACACGGATGCCCCCGAGTTGATCTGCGAAGTTGCGCAGCACCTTGGTGACAACGTTGTTCGTACCATCGCCATGGACGCTACCGAAGGTCTCGTTCGCGGCATGGATGCTACTGACCTTGAATCACCCATCTCCGTACCCGTAGGTGCTGCTTCTCTCGGTCGTATCATGAACGTTGTTGGTAACCCTGTGGACGAAATGGGCCCCATTGACGCTAAGAAGCGTATGCCCATTCACCGCGCAGCTCCTGACTTCACTGAGCAGGACACCTCTGTGCAGCTGCTCGAAACCGGCATCAAGGTTGTTGACCTGCTGATTCCCTTCCCCAAGGGCGGCAAGATGGGTCTCTTCGGTGGTGCAGGCGTGGGCAAGACCGTTATTCTGATGGAAATGATCAACAACATCGCAAAGCAGCACGGCGGTATCTCCGTGTTCGCAGGTGTTGGTGAGCGTACCCGTGAAGGTAACGACCTTTACCACGAAATGAAGGAAGCAGGCGTTCTGGAGAAAGCCGCACTCGTGTACGGCCAGATGAACGAACCGCCCGGAGCACGTGCTCGTGTTGCTCTGACCGCTCTGGCTTGTGCAGAGTACTTCCGTGACGAAGAAAATCAGGACGTGCTCCTGTTCGTCGATAACATCTTCCGCTTCACGCAGGCAGGCTCCGAAGTGTCCGCACTTCTCGGCCGTATGCCTTCCGCGGTGGGTTACCAGCCTACGCTGGGTACCGACCTTGGCGGCCTGCAGGAACGTATTACCTCCACGACCAAGGGTTCCATTACCTCGGTTCAGGCAGTTTACGTTCCCGCGGATGACTTGACCGACCCCGCACCTGCCACCACCTTCTCGCACCTTGACGGTACGCTCGTTCTTTCCCGTCAGATTGCAGAACTTGGTATCTACCCTGCGGTTGACCCGCTGGACTCCACCTCGCGTATTCTTGACCCCAACGTAGTTGGTGTTGAGCACTACAGCGTAGCTCGTGAAGTTCAGATGGTTCTTCAGAAGTACAAAGACCTTCAGGACATCATCGCAATTCTGGGTATGGACGAACTGTCCGACGTTGACAAGCTCACCGTTGCACGTGCTCGTCGTATCCAGCGCTTCTTGTCCCAGCCCTTCCACGTTGCAGAAGTATTCACCGGCACCCCCGGTCAGTACGTGAAACTGGAAGACACCATCAAGGCATTCCGCGGAATCCTGAATGGCGAATACGACCACATGGCAGAAAACGATTTCTACATGGTGGGTGGTATCGAAATGGCTGTGGAGAAGTACAACAAGAACAAGGCCTAA
- a CDS encoding ATP synthase F0 subunit B produces MINLDITLLIQLVNFLIVLVGLNALLFRPIREIIKQRQDKMSGLLGDAEQFVGSAEAKLKNYEAALTEARKNATAEREKVKEAALVQEADILAKANQEAQAVISASREKVAADVAKAMETLKGQVGALAGKATAKVLG; encoded by the coding sequence ATGATCAATCTGGATATTACATTGCTTATCCAATTGGTGAACTTCCTCATCGTGCTGGTTGGCTTGAACGCTCTCCTGTTTCGTCCGATTCGGGAGATCATCAAACAACGGCAGGATAAGATGTCGGGTCTGCTGGGCGATGCTGAACAGTTTGTTGGTTCTGCGGAAGCGAAACTCAAGAACTATGAGGCTGCCCTTACCGAAGCACGCAAGAACGCCACCGCTGAGCGTGAAAAGGTAAAGGAAGCGGCACTCGTCCAGGAAGCTGACATCCTCGCCAAAGCCAACCAGGAGGCGCAGGCTGTAATTTCCGCTTCTCGGGAAAAAGTGGCCGCCGACGTCGCCAAGGCTATGGAGACTCTCAAGGGCCAAGTGGGCGCCCTTGCTGGTAAAGCCACGGCCAAAGTGCTCGGATAA
- the rodA gene encoding rod shape-determining protein RodA — protein sequence MMAIDRRLLTHMNWGLVLMTFILFCVGVLNLYSASAFMSEEGIAMSSFYQKQLLWGGVGLGGMLLAMVLDYRHWRSLAWPMFILTVVLLAMVPVAGKTIYGAKRWISLGFFNLQPSEIAKIAAILMAAKLLARNSHPLGWGEFIKVVGICLIPAVFILKQPDLGTTLNMLLNVGGIILFRGLSKGVFRTCLIAGPACLPLGWMFMKEYQKQRVLTFLNPGDDPLGSGYHIIQSQIAIGSGEMWGKGFMEGTQSQLRFLPEKHTDFAFAVFGEEWGFVGCLILLVLFCLFLLAIFNTARDAKDRFGSFLSAGVFFYFFWQFLINMGMVMGLMPVVGIPLPFISYGGSATLVNFCLIGLVLNVSMRRFVFKTN from the coding sequence ATAATGGCCATAGACAGACGACTGCTCACCCATATGAACTGGGGACTCGTCCTCATGACGTTCATCCTGTTCTGTGTGGGCGTGCTCAATCTCTATTCCGCCAGCGCCTTCATGTCGGAAGAGGGCATCGCCATGAGCTCCTTCTATCAGAAGCAGCTTCTCTGGGGCGGTGTGGGTCTCGGGGGCATGCTGCTTGCCATGGTGCTCGACTATCGGCACTGGCGCAGTCTTGCGTGGCCCATGTTCATCCTTACCGTGGTGCTGCTCGCCATGGTGCCTGTGGCGGGTAAAACCATCTACGGCGCAAAGCGTTGGATCTCGCTCGGATTTTTCAATCTCCAGCCCAGTGAGATTGCCAAGATCGCGGCCATTCTCATGGCGGCAAAGCTGCTGGCCCGTAATTCGCATCCTCTCGGCTGGGGAGAATTCATCAAGGTCGTGGGCATATGCCTTATTCCGGCCGTGTTCATTCTCAAGCAGCCGGACCTTGGCACCACGCTGAACATGCTGCTCAACGTGGGTGGTATCATCCTGTTCCGCGGACTGAGCAAGGGGGTATTCAGAACCTGCCTGATTGCGGGGCCCGCCTGCCTGCCCTTGGGCTGGATGTTCATGAAGGAATATCAGAAGCAGCGTGTGCTCACATTCCTCAATCCCGGCGATGATCCTCTGGGGTCGGGGTACCATATCATACAATCGCAGATAGCCATCGGTTCGGGAGAAATGTGGGGCAAGGGCTTCATGGAAGGCACACAGTCGCAGTTGCGGTTCCTGCCTGAAAAGCATACCGACTTCGCCTTTGCCGTGTTCGGGGAAGAGTGGGGCTTTGTGGGGTGTCTTATCCTGCTCGTGCTTTTCTGTCTGTTTCTGCTCGCCATCTTCAATACGGCAAGAGATGCGAAGGACCGGTTCGGCTCTTTTCTCTCCGCAGGCGTGTTCTTCTATTTCTTCTGGCAGTTTCTGATCAACATGGGCATGGTCATGGGGCTCATGCCGGTTGTCGGCATACCCTTGCCCTTTATCAGTTATGGTGGTAGCGCCACTTTGGTTAACTTCTGCCTCATCGGTTTGGTATTGAACGTTTCCATGAGGCGGTTTGTCTTTAAAACTAACTGA
- the mreC gene encoding rod shape-determining protein MreC — MLVLALCLYLTLFTWNLRTGYVDKLATHTGLEFTGAVLKPGKWVRDQVVEFWDHYIDLVSVRKRNDELEAQLKEAMFSLAEANEDKAEVLRLRSLLSVSAPAGWERIGARVIAHRLGVQAELESILLDKGYLKGSGVRTPVVTHEGVVGRVFRAGPYTSSVLLLTDPNSRIAVVSQDNRTPGIVVGLGPRSQLEMRYVALNAPLGVGELLVTSGQAGAFPKGLPVARIVSIEYSDISLFQKVMAEPLANLDNLEEVLLIGNTGDVEAFDQQSLDTQQEDDAQKQ, encoded by the coding sequence TTGCTGGTACTGGCTTTGTGCCTGTATCTGACCCTGTTCACATGGAACCTGCGTACCGGGTATGTGGACAAGCTTGCCACACACACCGGACTGGAATTTACCGGTGCGGTGCTCAAGCCGGGCAAGTGGGTCAGAGATCAGGTGGTGGAGTTCTGGGATCATTATATTGACCTTGTGAGTGTGCGCAAACGTAACGACGAGCTTGAAGCGCAACTCAAGGAGGCCATGTTTTCCCTTGCCGAAGCGAATGAAGACAAGGCGGAAGTTCTTCGTCTGCGGTCCCTGCTGTCCGTTTCCGCTCCCGCCGGTTGGGAGCGGATCGGGGCGCGCGTTATCGCGCACCGGCTGGGCGTGCAGGCAGAGCTTGAATCAATCCTGCTGGATAAAGGCTATCTCAAGGGATCTGGCGTCCGAACCCCGGTGGTGACACACGAGGGGGTGGTGGGCCGCGTTTTCCGCGCGGGACCATACACCTCGTCCGTTCTGCTGCTGACCGACCCGAACAGCCGTATTGCTGTGGTCAGTCAGGACAACAGAACCCCCGGCATCGTGGTGGGACTCGGACCCAGAAGTCAGCTTGAGATGCGTTACGTTGCGCTTAACGCGCCGCTTGGAGTTGGCGAACTGCTTGTCACTTCAGGGCAGGCAGGAGCCTTTCCCAAGGGGCTGCCCGTTGCACGCATTGTATCCATTGAATATTCCGATATATCCCTGTTCCAGAAGGTAATGGCCGAGCCCCTTGCCAATCTGGACAATCTTGAAGAGGTTCTGCTGATCGGCAACACTGGTGATGTGGAAGCCTTTGACCAGCAGTCTCTTGATACGCAACAGGAAGACGATGCCCAGAAGCAGTAG